The Candidatus Obscuribacter sp. genomic interval CTGGCGGTACCTTGATGACATCCCCGACCATAATCTTGGTGGCTTCGCACTGTGTTTTACCGTTAAAGTGCGCCATTTCTTTGACCATTTCTTTGACTTCGGCCGATGTGGCTATTCGTCCGGTGCGGATTGAGACCACGAGTTTGGCTAGTGACCAGTAGCTGTCTCCTGGTTCGACCACTAGCTCATCGAGATTGTCTCTCAGTAAAGTCGGGGATTGACTGCCTGCGACCAGCCATCTTTTTGCATCAGAACGGGTTGCATCAGGGCGGGTGGCGTCAGTGATTTTGCCGTTGGAGCCGATGCCAGCGCTTTGACTGATGCCGTTGTTTTGACCAATTGCTGCACTCTGGCCCGTGCCATTGGCGCTATCAGTCTGACGAAAGTAAGCTTGTCTAGAAGTAGTAGAGTTGTGAAAAGCTTTGATTTCGTGTTTATCAACGGACATGCGGGCAAGCTCCAAGGGGATTGACCTTAACTACATACCCAGAATTGTGCAAAAATGACCATGACAAGGTCAAATCCATGTAAGGAATTTTTTGACTTAAAACTCTTATCTCTCAAAGGGTACTTTAATCACTTGCCCGACCTTGAGAGAGCCAGCCTCAGCCTCGGTTTTGCCGTTAAACTGAGCCAGCTTTTTGACCATGGTGTGGACCTCCACATCTGTGGGTCGGCGTCCATTTACGCCTTTTGATAAGCCCTCAGCTACCGACCAGTATGTGTCCCCGGGCTTGGCGATAATCTCTCTGGGTTTGTTTTGATCAAATTTTGCCGCCGCCAAAATCCAGCGTTTGACATCGGCTTGTTGTTCGACTGGCACACCTTGTTCAGCTCTCTGGGCGGCTAAAAAGCGTTGTGAATGCTCAGGGGCGCGGCCCTGATTTTTAGCAGCAGCTGCTTCGATGTAACGGAATGGAATGTCTGCTTGTTCTGCCGCCGACATGGGTTTGAGGCGCCCAGATCCGGATTGAACTTCGCTTGTGTCCTTGCTCTGTGCTTTTAGAGGTGGAGCCATGATATCGGCATACTGAGCGGCTAATCCGCTTGGCTCGGGGGCAGCTGAGCTAACTTTGTCTGTGACTCTGTCGTATACCATAAGAAAATCTCCAGTTTTGGATAGAAGATTTATAGCTCCAGCAAATGGCATTCTTGTGTCAGACTATTACTAGTCGTTGTGCGACTATAAAATGTAGTAAATACAAAATTTTTAAGAGAAATCGGAAGGAGACTTCTCTCCCTCCGAGTTCACCAGTGCCATGCGGCTCTTTTAAGACGACTTGAGCAGTGCCTTGAGCCTTGCCATGCGGGATTCTTGCGTGCCGTATTTGTCGGCATAGTCCTGCATGCTCAGCCT includes:
- a CDS encoding LysM peptidoglycan-binding domain-containing protein — translated: MVYDRVTDKVSSAAPEPSGLAAQYADIMAPPLKAQSKDTSEVQSGSGRLKPMSAAEQADIPFRYIEAAAAKNQGRAPEHSQRFLAAQRAEQGVPVEQQADVKRWILAAAKFDQNKPREIIAKPGDTYWSVAEGLSKGVNGRRPTDVEVHTMVKKLAQFNGKTEAEAGSLKVGQVIKVPFER